Genomic window (Acidobacteriota bacterium):
CCAGTTTTCGTCATGAGCATCACGCTGGACAGGCCTGCCGGGTCAGCAGCGGAACCGGTCATCACGTAGTTGAACGTCGATCCGTTTAGAAGGTCTGCGAGGACATCGCGCGCGGGCCCTGGGCCCAGCCGTGTCACAACCCGCTCATTGGCATTGGCCGGAACATCAATCACCGCCCCGGTACTCTTGTGCACTTCGCGCAGGATGTCGCCCAGACTCGAGTTTTCAGCCACGATTGTGAGCATCCCGCTTTGGTAGTGGACCTGGGGTGGAGAGGAGGGTTGCTGAGCCAATGTAAGAGGCGCTGGAGGAGGAGTCACCACCGCCGGCACCGGCGTGGGATTGGCACCCCGGCGGACTGCCGGTTTTGCTACCAGCACGCCAGCCCGAAGTTGGGACTGTCCAAATGAGCAGGCGACGAATAGGGGAAGACTCCAAAATACCCAACGGACCTTCATGCTAGCTGCAGCCATAAAATCCCCCAAACATCACGCCAGCGGCCGATACGACCGGTTTGCCGTCTGCTGAATCTTAGCACTGTTTACAGAACGTTCCCGACCGTTATTTCTTGCGAACAAGGTTGGGGACGCCTTTTGCAGGTATAACTTCTGCAAGGATTTACACACAACCAGAGCAAACGGCGGCGTAAAATAGCAAGGGAAAGGGTCCTGTGCCCAAAGCATATTCCAAGGCAGCGTGGATGTGTCAGTTCGTGGGCTTTGCCCTCTCGCTGATCTGGACATCGCTCAGCGCCCGGGCACAGACCTGCCAGACTGCCTCCGATATGGAGGCCCCCGCCCGCAGCGCACTGGAAACCACGGCCAAGCGTTATTTTGAAATGGTCTCGCGCGGAGATTCCACCGGGCTCCAACAGAGTGCCATCCCCTCCCTGGCGGCGGACTTTAGCGGAATCGCGGCCGCAGTCAAAGAAAACCAGGCCGCCTTCGCTGGAGCGAAGGGCACGGTTCGACCGCCGTTTCTGCTGAGCGCCGAAGGCAAGGACCCGCTGCCGCGCGCCGAATTCTTGTGCGGCGTTTTTGGATCTTTGGGCCAGACCAGAGACAGCGCCGTTTTTGTATTGGCCAATCTCCCGCCCGGCAAGTATGGGGTCGCGATCGTGGACGCAACTGGAACCGACGACGCCCGGGCGATGACGATGATCCTGCAACAACTGGGCGCAGATTGGAAGCTGGCCGGCGTCTTCGTGCGAGCCTCGCAGATCGGAGGCCACGATGCGGCGTGGTTCACGCAACGTGCGCGGGAGTTCAAAACGAAGGGTCAGAATCGAAACGCCTGGCTCTATTTCCGCGAAGCTATCATGTTGACCACGCCCGCCGATATCATGAGCACACAGGCGACAGACAAGCTCTACGACGAAGCTCAGGCCGTGCAGCCTACTGACCTTCCGATCGACGGGAATGTTGTCGATCTGGCCGCGGGGGGCGTCACGTATCAACTCACCGCAATCTTCGCTCTGGGTACCGGTGGCGAACTTGATCTAGTCGTACGGTACAGGGCAGCTGATATTTCTGACACGCTGCGCACATTTCAGACGAACAACGCGCTGATCAAGGCTCTGGTGACCAGGTTTCCCGAGTTTCGTGATGGGTTTGCCGGCATCGCGGCCCGCGCCATTGATCCTTCCGGGCAAGGCTACGGATCAATGCTGCCGGTGCAGGAAATCAAGTAGGTCGAAAGGCCTCGGTCTCAGGTCTCCAAAATACCCTATAGAATTGTCATCTGAGCTAAGCGAAGGACCTGCGTGTGTCCGCAGCCAAAGAAGGCAGATCCTTCGCTTCGCTCAGGATGACTATTTGTACAAAGAAATTTGACACCTGATTTTTCATGTCCACTTTCCCACTCACGCTTACTTTCGCCGTTGACGACGCGGGCCAGCGCCTTGATCAGTATCTGGTGTCGAAACTGCCGGAGGTGAGTCGCGCGCGGGTTCAGCAACTGATTGCGAACGGCGAGGTGCTGGTTGGGGGCAAGGCAGCGCGCGCCTCTTTGCGCCTTAAAGGTGGAGAAGAGGTGGTCGTTACCGGCCCGCCGCACGCTGCTCCCCTGCGGGCTCTTGCAGAGGAGATTCCTCTCCACATCGTGTACGAGGACGGAGATATAGCGATCGTCAATAAGCCGGCCGGCATGATGGTGCACGCTGGCGCCGGCGCTACCGACGATGCCCGCAATCGCGGCACACTGGTCAATGCCCTCCTGCATCATTTTGGAACGCTGTCAGAAGTGGGTGGCGATCTGCGGCCAGGGATCGTGCACCGCCTCGACCGCGCTACCAGCGGGCTGATGGTGGTCGCCAAGAATGACGAGGCTCATCGCAAGCTGGCCAAGCAATTTTCCTCTCGCGAGGTTCACAAGACTTACCTCGCGCTCGTCCAGGGCTGGCCAAAGCAGGATCGCGGCACGATTCGCACGTCCATCAGCCGCGACTCCCAACGCCGGATTCGCATGACCGCGGGCCGTCCCGGTGGACGCGAAGCGGTGACGCATTATGTCGTGCAGCGCAAACTAAGTACGGTGTATGGCAAGTTCGCGCTGCTTCAACTCAAGATTGAAACCGGACGCACCCATCAGATCCGCGTGCACCTGTCGTCGATTCATCATCCAGTGGTCGGCGATACGCTCTACGGCGCGGCGGGTGAGATGAAAAGCGAATCCGGTAAGGTTCGGGCTGCGGGACAATCGCGCAGCGTGTCCCTCGATCGAAATTTCCTGCATTCTGCGGAGCTGGAATTGAAGCATCCAAAAACGGGAGAGACGATGCACTTCTCGTCCGTGCTTCCGCCGGAACTCGAAGCCCTGCTGGTGAGTTTGGGACAAGAGACATAACCTGCCCTGCGAATCCTATGCCCGTCGCGGAGGGTTACGACCGTGATACTGTCCGTGCTGGGTTAGCAGCTATAATGTGGGACATCCCATGAGCTTTCTCCGTTTCCGTTTTCCCATGTTGTTGGCAGGGTGCTGGATACTTGCCGGAGTCGCAGTCGGCCAGAGCACCGATAAGGATCTTCCGTCCGCACCGTCCGCGACCGTGCAGGAAAATGCTCCTGCCAAACAGCCGCCGGCAAGCGACAGCAAGCCGCCTGCGGCACAGAAACCGCAAAAGCCGATTCAGGAACTGAAGCCCGGGGACAACACACCTCCCAGCAGTACTCCGCCGTCCAGCACGGCACCCAGCGCTCCGCCGGTCGAGGAAACCGCAAAGCCTGAGCCGCAGACGCCTGCGGCCACTACACCTGCCGCGACGACTCAGCAGCAAGCGCCGCCGTCTACGCCGGGAGCACCGCAACTGGAGAACATGCCGGGAGCAAATCCCAGCGAAGCCGTGGCTCAGTTCGTCGTGGGCGTGAACGAAGTGCGCGCCATTTTTACTGTCACCGACAAGCACGGCCGTTACATCAAGGATTTGAAGCAGAACGATTTCCGCGTGCTGGACGATCACAAGCCCGCCGTTCGGGTCAATAGTTTTCGCAGTGAGACCGACCTTCCTCTGCAAGTCGGACTGGTCATCGACGCCAGCAATTCTATTCGCGACCGCTTCAAGTTCGAGCAGGAAGCCGCGATTGAGTTTCTAAACTCCATCATTCGTCCGCGTTTTGACGTGGCCGCCACCATCGGCTTCGACTCGACTCCCGATGTGACGCAGGATTTCACCGACAATACCGAATTGCTTTCGAGAGGTGTGCGCTCCTTGAAAGCGGGCGGTGGCACCGCGATGTACGACGCTCTGTACGCCACTTGCCGCGACCACCTCATGAAGCAACCGCAGACTGGCCCGGTGCGGCGTGCGATCATCCTGCTCAGCGATGGCGACGACAATTCGAGCCACGTGACCCGCGAGGAATCGATCGAAATGGCGCAACGCGCGGAAGTGATCGTGTACACGATCAGCACCAACATCACAGGCTCGAAGACGAAATCCGATAAAGTTCTGGAGCGCATTGCGGAAGCCACCGGCGGCCGCGCGTTTTTTCCATTTCAAATTCGAGACGTGTCGGACGCGTTCGCCTCCATCCAGGATGAGCTACGCAGCCAGTACGCGATGACCTACCGGCCTGCAGACTTTGTCGCCGACGGGCATTTCCGCACCATCGAGATTCTCGCGCAACAAAAGGCGTTTCACGTTCGCACCCGCAAGGGGTATTACGCGCCGAAACGTTAGCTGGAATTGTCAGCTACGAGCTTGGAGCCGCGAGCTTGCGGCAAGTCATTTATGCCGGGATATTCTGGAACTCCCTTACCAAAAAAGCTGGGTATCAAGGAAGGGTTGCGCGTCCGCCTGATTCGCATGCCGCCGGACGTGCACGCTGAACTTCAGGATGCTTTGGCGCGATGTCGCATTGTGAAGGATCTGGCTGGCCCGTTGGATTTCATCCACCTGTTTTCCAAGTCGCGTCGCGAGTTGGAGCGAGAGATGCTGCGAGCCGCCAAGGCGCTCGCACCCGCCGGAATGATTTGGATTTCGTGGCCGAAGAAATCTTCAGGAGTTGCTACTGATCTGACCGAAGATGTCATCCGGCAGACTGGACTCGGCATCGGCCTGGTCGACGTGAAGGTGTGCGCGGTCACCGAGGTGTGGTCGGGGCTGAAATTTGTAATTCCGGTGAAGAACCGGCCGAAGAGCTGAAGCGGCCCTCCCCGAGTTATCGTGCCGAGTGAATCGAAGAACCTGATTTCCGCAGCAGCACAGGACAGCAGGTCCTTCGCTTCGCTCAGGATGACAATCTAATTTTCTGGATGCTGTGCTCTCGGCGTAGTCTTTCGCGACGACAATAGCGCCAATTCGAAAAGCTAGCGGCGATTGCCTATTCTTCTTTGCGGGGCATCGCGTAGTAGCCACTGCGAGCTTGAATTTTGTACTCTCCGCCCTTGGCCTTAATTTCAATTTTTCGGAACGAGCCGTCCCGATTGTTATTCGTGGGCGTGTAGCCGATATTGTATTGCGAGCGCAGTTCCTGCGAAATCTGGTCGAAAGCTTGTTTCAGCTTGTCGAATTTGTTGCCGACTTCGATCACGCGGCCGCCCGTCTCGGCGGTCAGTTTGTGCATATCGCCGCCGCCAAAGCCCATGCTGATGCCCCGATCGGCGATCAAGAGCACGTAGCAGATCGTGTCCGATTTGTGAGCCGCCTCGATGGCATCCCTGATCTTCAGACGGCTACCCTGGTCTTCGCCGTCGGTGAGCAGGATCATTGCCTTCCGGCCGACTTCCTGAGAGAAAGCGTCGTGCGACGCCACGTAAACAGCGTCATAGAGCACCGTACCGCGCGGACCGGTCGAAGGGCACGGGATCGGGCCGCCGCCCAGGCCGGGCAGATTGGCGCAGGCACCGGTCCCGGAGTTGATCTTGACCGAGTTCAGCGCTTTCTTGAGTCGCGACACAGAACTGGTAAAGTCCTGCAACAGATTCACGTCCACGTCGAAACTGAAAACCGCAGCCATGTCGCGATCGTGCAGCGTATTTTCCAGAAAAGAGCCGCCTACTTCCTGTTCAATTTCCAGAACACGGCGCTGGCTGCCGCTGGCGTCGATCAGAATACCGAGCGTCAGGGGAAGATCGCTTTCCGCCTTGAAGTACTTGATCGTCTGAGGTTTACCGTCTTCAAAGATGTCAAAACTGTCTTTGGTGAGGCTCGGGATGAGGGCTCCGTGCTTGTCCTTGACGTTGAAGAAGAGCTGCACCACCTCGACATTGGACTTAAAAGTGACTGTCGGCTGATCATCTGCTGGGGCGGGAGGCGTATCGGTCGTCTGCGCGGTTAGCGAACCGGCGAGCGCGAGAACCATGACAGAAACAGGTACAGCGAAGTACGACCTGAAATGCAGCTTGGACATGTGAGTTTTCATCCCGAAACTTTGCTAGTCTATCCTGTAAGACTTAGATGCACCAAAGCGCGCGCTGCGGGCATCTTAATGACGGGGCGGTTCCAAAAATAGCCCTGGTGCGTGCCAAGGTTCATGCTTAGGAAGGGCGGGTTTCCCGGAAATGGCTAAGAAATCCAGCGCGATCGGATTCGCGGCACTGATCTTGTTGCTGGCAGGAGCAGGCTGGACACAGCAGCAAAAGACCGAAGAAGTCCCGGACGCCCCGTCTGCTAGTCGACCGATCCCGCCGCCCGCGTTGCCAACGAGCAGGCCGTCCGCGGATCAAGGTGATCAGGGCGAGAGTTCAAGCGCGGACCAGCCCAAAACACCACCCAAGGAAGCTGATCCGGTCCTGAATGCGCCTCCTCGCAGCGATGCCCCGGCGGCCAGCCCCGATGCCGAAGAAAAGACAGCGCCACCGCCCATGCCACCGGTCAAGACTGTGCCTGAGGGTTCTGTGCCCCCGGATGATGGTGCCGCGACTGACGTCGACAACACTCGAGAAAAGCTCTATCAGCTTCCACCTGTCATTGTGACCTATGTGGTGGTTCCGGTAATGGTGAAGGACAACAATGGACGCTTGGTCCCCGGCCTGTTGCCCAAGGATTTCACCGTCCTCGAAAACGGGCAGAAACAGCCGCTGAAGTTCTTCACCAGCGACCCGTTCCCGCTGTCGGCGGCAGTGATTTTCGATCTTGGCATGTCGGACTCAGGCGTGCGCAAGATTCAGGAAACGCTCCCGGCACTGCAAGGCGCATTCAGCCAGTTCGACGAGGTCGCGATCTACACCTACAGCAGCACCGTCAGCCAGGTTTCGGACTTCACCTCTGTGAGCCAGCGGCTGACGGCGGTCCTGAACCAGATCAAGACCTATTCCGGGCGCAACAATGGGCCGCCGGTCACCGGAGGACCGCTCGGTCCGCAAGGTCCGACCATCAATGGGCATCCTGTCGATTCGCCGATCCAGCCCGTGATCACGCCGCCCCGGCAGTCGCACGTAATGAACGATGCCATTCTGCGAGCGGCGCGCGATCTTTCTAAACGCGATCGCACCCGCCGCAAGATCATTTTCGTGATCAGCGACGGACGCGAGATTGGAAGCGACGCCGGCTATAGCGACACTCTGAAAGTTCTGCTCACGCAAAATGTGACCGTCTACGCGGTCGGCGTGGAAGGGGCCGCGCTTCCAGGCTATGGGAAGCTCCAAAAAATTCACGTTCCAAAAATACCGATGCCCCCCGGCCTTCCTGACATCAACTTCGGCTACGGCAATATTCTGCCAAAGTATGTGTCGGCAACGGGCGGAGGAACGGTCTACGCGGAGAATGCGAAACTCGATATTGAGAAGGCCTATGCCCGGGCCATTGGCGACGCTCGCAACCAGTACACGCTCGCATACTCAGCGCGGCCAGGAGGGGGCCAATATCGCCAGATCGAGGTACGGGTACGACGTCCGGACGTGAAGGTCTACGCGAAAGACGGCTACTACCCGCTGCCGACGCCGAAATGAGGCTGGTCTCAGTTCCCGGTTCTCAGTTCTCAGTTGTGACGTAGTTGAAAACCGCCAAGAAAATCGTTCCCTCGAGGAGAAATCCGCGTTCCTGAACCGAATGGGAACTGGGAACTGAGAACTGGAACTGATTGAGCCTGTGGCCTTTTAGTAACGTGAGTAACCTGCAGGTACCCCTCCGGGTGTGATATAAAAAGTTGCAGTATCCGAAACTAGAATTTTAGGGATTTGTGCAGGAACGACTCCCGCATGGGGAATGTTCCGCGTCGTCTCTGAGGAAGCCTTTGAGTTTCATCAACTTCGCAGCTCGCGAGATTAACTGCAAGATCGTCTACTATGGCGCCGGATTAGGCGGCAAGACGACGAACCTGCAATTTATCTATCAAAAAACCGCCGAGCAGCAGAAGGGCAAGATGATCTCGCTTGCCACCGAAACTGACCGTACCCTGTTCTTCGACTTCTTGCCATTGGACCTGGGTTCGGTACGCGGCTTCAAGACCCGTATCCACCTCTACACCGTCCCTGGCCAGGTTTTCTACGACGCCAGCCGCAAGTTGATCCTGCGCGGAGTAGACGGCATTGTGTTCGTCGCCGACTCGCAGGGAGAGCGCATGGACGCCAATGTCGAAGCACTCGACAACCTGATGGACAACCTCAAGGAACACGGCTACGACTTCAACAAGATCCCGTATGTCCTGCAACTCAACAAGCGCGATCTGCCCAACGTGCTGGCCGTCGATCAACTTTCCAAAGAACTGCGTAAGAAAAACGAAGCGGTGATCGAGTCAGTGGCGTTTCAGGGTGTGGGCGTGTTCGAGACCCTCAAGGAAATCGCGCGCCAGGTTTTGACCGAGTTGAAGCAGGGCGGATAGCTAAAGACAGTTCTCGGTTCTCAGTTCCCGGTTCTCAGTAAAATCCCACCAATCCTGCGTCGCAGACTTGCTTAGACCGTGGTTTCCAGTTGGCCTGACAGCTCTTCCCATTCCGTCATTAATCCTGCCAGGAACAATTTGTTCTGGCTAAGTTCCTGTCCCTGCCGGGCGGTTTCTTCGGCGCTCACGAAATTCTGAAGTTGCGTCTCGCAGTGCGCGATGGCGGCTTCGGTTTGCGCGATTTCTGCTTCGAGTTCGTGTAGACGGTCTTCCATCTGCTTGCGCTTCATCGGGTTCATCCGCTTAGCTTTGGATTCCGCCGGCGTGACCACAGGCGATGGCTGATTCCCACTGGCGGGCGTCGTTTCGATGCCGACCGATTTCGCCGTCTGCGCTTCCAGTTCGGCTGCTCCGCCCTGCTTGCGCCAGAGGTAGTCTTCGTAATTTCCGGGATAGATTTCGACCTTGCCATCGCCAATTTCGAAGACACGCGTGGAGAGTTTGTCGATGAAATAGCGGTCGTGCGATACGAATACGACTGTGCCCGTGTATTTTTCCAGGGCTTCGAGCAGAACGTCTTTGGCGCGGATGTCGAGATGGTTGGTCGGCTCGTCGAGCAGCAGGAAATTTGCCGGATGCAGCAGCATTTTCAGCAACGCATAGCGGTTGCGCTCGCCGCCGGAAAGCACGCCGATTCGTTTGAACACGTCATCACCTGAGAAGAGAAAACAGCCAAGCAGGCTCCGCAATTCCGTCTGCGTGGACGTGCCTGATTTCTCGCCGAGGTCTTCAAGAATTCGCGCTTCGGGATCGAGTTCCTTGTATTGATCCTGCGCGAAGTAATCGAAGTCGACGTTGTGGCCTAATTTAAATTTGCCGGCGGTCACGGGTTCGGTGCCAGCGAGCAACTTGATGAGGGTCGACTTCCCTGCTCCATTGACCCCGACCAGCGCGATCCGTTCCCCACGCTCGATGTTGAAGTTCACTTTCTCGAACACCCGATGGTCACCGTAACTCTTGGCGACGTTCGAGAACTCGGCGACGATCCGCCCGCTGGGCTTGGGCTGCGGAAAGGTGAAGTGGACGGTCTTTTCTTCCTCTGGAATCTGGATGCGCTCGATCTTATCGAGTTCCTTGATGCGGCTCTGGACCTGCTTGGCTTTGGTCGCGGTATAGC
Coding sequences:
- a CDS encoding RluA family pseudouridine synthase yields the protein MSTFPLTLTFAVDDAGQRLDQYLVSKLPEVSRARVQQLIANGEVLVGGKAARASLRLKGGEEVVVTGPPHAAPLRALAEEIPLHIVYEDGDIAIVNKPAGMMVHAGAGATDDARNRGTLVNALLHHFGTLSEVGGDLRPGIVHRLDRATSGLMVVAKNDEAHRKLAKQFSSREVHKTYLALVQGWPKQDRGTIRTSISRDSQRRIRMTAGRPGGREAVTHYVVQRKLSTVYGKFALLQLKIETGRTHQIRVHLSSIHHPVVGDTLYGAAGEMKSESGKVRAAGQSRSVSLDRNFLHSAELELKHPKTGETMHFSSVLPPELEALLVSLGQET
- a CDS encoding VWA domain-containing protein — encoded protein: MPGANPSEAVAQFVVGVNEVRAIFTVTDKHGRYIKDLKQNDFRVLDDHKPAVRVNSFRSETDLPLQVGLVIDASNSIRDRFKFEQEAAIEFLNSIIRPRFDVAATIGFDSTPDVTQDFTDNTELLSRGVRSLKAGGGTAMYDALYATCRDHLMKQPQTGPVRRAIILLSDGDDNSSHVTREESIEMAQRAEVIVYTISTNITGSKTKSDKVLERIAEATGGRAFFPFQIRDVSDAFASIQDELRSQYAMTYRPADFVADGHFRTIEILAQQKAFHVRTRKGYYAPKR
- a CDS encoding DUF3052 family protein, yielding MPGYSGTPLPKKLGIKEGLRVRLIRMPPDVHAELQDALARCRIVKDLAGPLDFIHLFSKSRRELEREMLRAAKALAPAGMIWISWPKKSSGVATDLTEDVIRQTGLGIGLVDVKVCAVTEVWSGLKFVIPVKNRPKS
- a CDS encoding VWA domain-containing protein, which codes for MVLALAGSLTAQTTDTPPAPADDQPTVTFKSNVEVVQLFFNVKDKHGALIPSLTKDSFDIFEDGKPQTIKYFKAESDLPLTLGILIDASGSQRRVLEIEQEVGGSFLENTLHDRDMAAVFSFDVDVNLLQDFTSSVSRLKKALNSVKINSGTGACANLPGLGGGPIPCPSTGPRGTVLYDAVYVASHDAFSQEVGRKAMILLTDGEDQGSRLKIRDAIEAAHKSDTICYVLLIADRGISMGFGGGDMHKLTAETGGRVIEVGNKFDKLKQAFDQISQELRSQYNIGYTPTNNNRDGSFRKIEIKAKGGEYKIQARSGYYAMPRKEE
- a CDS encoding VWA domain-containing protein, with the translated sequence MAKKSSAIGFAALILLLAGAGWTQQQKTEEVPDAPSASRPIPPPALPTSRPSADQGDQGESSSADQPKTPPKEADPVLNAPPRSDAPAASPDAEEKTAPPPMPPVKTVPEGSVPPDDGAATDVDNTREKLYQLPPVIVTYVVVPVMVKDNNGRLVPGLLPKDFTVLENGQKQPLKFFTSDPFPLSAAVIFDLGMSDSGVRKIQETLPALQGAFSQFDEVAIYTYSSTVSQVSDFTSVSQRLTAVLNQIKTYSGRNNGPPVTGGPLGPQGPTINGHPVDSPIQPVITPPRQSHVMNDAILRAARDLSKRDRTRRKIIFVISDGREIGSDAGYSDTLKVLLTQNVTVYAVGVEGAALPGYGKLQKIHVPKIPMPPGLPDINFGYGNILPKYVSATGGGTVYAENAKLDIEKAYARAIGDARNQYTLAYSARPGGGQYRQIEVRVRRPDVKVYAKDGYYPLPTPK
- a CDS encoding GTPase domain-containing protein, whose translation is MSFINFAAREINCKIVYYGAGLGGKTTNLQFIYQKTAEQQKGKMISLATETDRTLFFDFLPLDLGSVRGFKTRIHLYTVPGQVFYDASRKLILRGVDGIVFVADSQGERMDANVEALDNLMDNLKEHGYDFNKIPYVLQLNKRDLPNVLAVDQLSKELRKKNEAVIESVAFQGVGVFETLKEIARQVLTELKQGG
- a CDS encoding ABC-F family ATP-binding cassette domain-containing protein, which gives rise to MIQLSGAGKRYGHKLLFEDADWLITPESHIGLVGGNGTGKSTVMKVLAGLESLDYGSISRAKGISAGYLPQDGLTLSGKSIFEECMSVFAGLHTMEKEMESLAQSMSELDQTSAAYADVADRYQKLEHEFRARDGYTLEAEVGKVLTGLGFHRDDWTRLTDEFSGGWQMRLALAKLLLSKPNLLLLDEPTNHLDLEARNWLEEYLTSYPCAYVLISHDRYFLDVTVKRIVEIWNKQMHFYAGNYDQYLKAKTTRREQLEAAYKTQKERIEQLEVFINRFRYTATKAKQVQSRIKELDKIERIQIPEEEKTVHFTFPQPKPSGRIVAEFSNVAKSYGDHRVFEKVNFNIERGERIALVGVNGAGKSTLIKLLAGTEPVTAGKFKLGHNVDFDYFAQDQYKELDPEARILEDLGEKSGTSTQTELRSLLGCFLFSGDDVFKRIGVLSGGERNRYALLKMLLHPANFLLLDEPTNHLDIRAKDVLLEALEKYTGTVVFVSHDRYFIDKLSTRVFEIGDGKVEIYPGNYEDYLWRKQGGAAELEAQTAKSVGIETTPASGNQPSPVVTPAESKAKRMNPMKRKQMEDRLHELEAEIAQTEAAIAHCETQLQNFVSAEETARQGQELSQNKLFLAGLMTEWEELSGQLETTV